From a single Eremothecium sinecaudum strain ATCC 58844 chromosome III, complete sequence genomic region:
- the SUE1 gene encoding Sue1p (Syntenic homolog of Ashbya gossypii AFR315C; Syntenic homolog of Saccharomyces cerevisiae YPR151C (SUE1)), with translation MTVRRSKDFFSTLLKVPVTTRINDAFLLDSILSGYRPLIAPRKLNPLFNRKISSYDNSRNKVNNKSKGRNDSKGGSSIPGRN, from the coding sequence ATGACTGTGAGAAGGTCGAAAGATTTTTTTAGCACACTCCTAAAAGTACCGGTAACTACACGCATAAATGATGCTTTCCTATTGGATTCTATTTTAAGTGGTTATAGACCTTTAATAGCTCCGAGGAAGCTGAATCCTTTGTTCAATAGAAAAATATCGTCCTATGATAACTCTCGAAATAAAGTAAACAATAAATCTAAAGGGAGAAACGACAGTAAAGGGGGCAGCTCCATACCAGGGCGAAATTAG
- the PEX4 gene encoding E2 ubiquitin-protein ligase peroxin 4 (Syntenic homolog of Ashbya gossypii AFR314W; Syntenic homolog of Saccharomyces cerevisiae YGR133W (PEX4)) yields MSRILREYRHIQKQLESYPSIISLQPRDDMSDIQNWQAQFYGPPNTPFENHIFTLLITVPDSYPHDPPLCKFPPKHVCHPNIKWSTGEICLDLLKHESWSPLYNLLEVVMAISTLLAEPGVESPLDVDLAIIYASDRRAYDALIKYRLLSRPNFNL; encoded by the coding sequence ATGTCTAGGATCCTTAGAGAATATAGGCATATCCAGAAGCAGCTGGAGTCGTATCCGTCTATTATATCGCTGCAACCCCGGGATGATATGAGTGATATCCAGAACTGGCAGGCGCAATTCTACGGCCCTCCAAACACTCCATTCGAAAATCACATATTTACGCTACTTATAACAGTTCCTGATTCCTACCCCCATGATCCACCATTGTGTAAATTCCCTCCGAAACACGTGTGTCATCCAAATATTAAGTGGTCAACAGGAGAAATATGCTTGGACCTGTTGAAGCATGAATCGTGGTCTCCGCTTTATAATCTCCTGGAGGTGGTAATGGCTATCAGCACTCTTTTGGCTGAGCCAGGGGTGGAATCCCCGCTTGATGTGGATCTTGCAATCATATACGCATCCGACAGACGAGCATACGATGCCCTTATCAAGTACAGACTACTCTCGAGACCAAATTTCAACTTGTAA
- the PHB1 gene encoding prohibitin subunit PHB1 (Syntenic homolog of Ashbya gossypii AFR313C; Syntenic homolog of Saccharomyces cerevisiae YGR132C (PHB1)), translating to MSRIAEIVGKLAIPVGLAITVGQLSLYDVKGGMRAVIFDRISGVRPNISGEGTHFLIPWLQKAVIFDTRIRPKNIATTTGSKDLQMVNLTLRVLHRPEVLELPKIYQELGFDYDERVLPSIGNEVLKAVVAQFNASELLTQRELVSQKISQELGRRAQEFHIRLEDVAITHLSFGAEFTKSVEQKQIAYQEAERAKYVVEQAKQERRAAIIRAEGEAEAADHISKALSKAGDGLLMIRRLEASKDIAKTLATSPNVTYLPSHGNSQDTSSGAPNSLLLNLGR from the coding sequence ATGTCCAGAATTGCAGAGATTGTGGGTAAGTTAGCTATCCCCGTAGGGCTTGCTATCACTGTTGGTCAACTGTCCCTATATGATGTTAAAGGTGGTATGAGAGCAGTTATATTCGACCGTATAAGTGGTGTTAGGCCAAATATTTCAGGAGAAGGAACCCATTTCTTGATTCCATGGCTCCAGAAGGCAGTTATATTTGACACTAGAATAAGGCCTAAGAATATCGCAACAACTACTGGTTCGAAGGATTTACAAATGGTCAATTTGACCCTTCGGGTTTTACACAGACCAGAAGTTTTAGAATTACCAAAAATTTACCAAGAACTTGGTTTCGACTACGATGAGAGAGTTTTACCATCTATTGGTAATGAAGTTTTGAAAGCTGTTGTTGCTCAATTCAACGCTTCCGAGTTATTAACTCAAAGAGAGCTCGTCTCTCAAAAAATTAGCCAGGAACTTGGCAGACGTGCACAGGAATTCCACATTAGACTTGAAGATGTTGCAATTACCCACCTGTCATTTGGTGCTGAGTTTACAAAATCCGTTGAACAGAAGCAGATTGCGTACCAAGAGGCTGAGAGAGCCAAGTATGTTGTGGAACAGGCCAAGCAAGAGAGAAGGGCAGCAATTATCCGTGCGGAGGGTGAAGCTGAGGCTGCAGATCATATTTCCAAAGCATTGTCTAAGGCTGGTGACGGTCTTTTGATGATCAGAAGATTAGAAGCCTCCAAGGATATTGCCAAGACACTAGCCACATCTCCAAACGTTACGTATCTCCCATCACATGGTAACTCTCAGGATACAAGTTCTGGAGCTCCAAACTCCCTACTTCTGAATCTTGGAAGGTAA